The Osmerus eperlanus chromosome 12, fOsmEpe2.1, whole genome shotgun sequence genome has a segment encoding these proteins:
- the tecpr1a gene encoding tectonin beta-propeller repeat-containing protein 1: MPPSLLWAVDVYGRVYSLSTGGQQWEQCRDAQLEFKRVTAVQQCCWGIACDHHIYLNVHASDLPIRYQEDTYENQRWNPVDGFSDRLLPSDRWQWSDVTGLENQPLDSFKLPSANWEWEGDWYIDENFGGEPTEKVGWTYAMDFPATYTNDKKWNSCVRRRRWIRYRRYKSRDGWAKIPSQSFQLPDPFNDISCGGWEISEEPRGRLSLWAVSLQGKVWFREGIQHHSPEGTSWEEVTLPGEVVQISCGPIDLVWAVLWEGQLLVREGITRDCPQGSSWVVVDSPSPEVGAIHVAVGVNVVWAITKDNKVWFRRGVNSHNPCGSGWIGMVGEMVMINVGLNDQVWAIGCEDRAVYYRQGVTASELSGKAWKAVNVPRDGDRSHSSASASSLHSAGCFFSGEVRAQSMMSDADSDSERGVTEVGGCIVTCPSPEPLSPPLDPPLDAPKPRIPKVTSDSFISELVSDREVKREGASAGPAILEEELVPGESEAGFPPALVLSPSQSRGPMDPQWSNVDLEEAQSHLTVGTRGCGGDGAETCSLSSVATYSLALEEPYGADEHPLWAWVSGGGCSVDGHSQPHWFNSSTTLAASVQAMSLSISPAQTAAWRKQIFEQLSERSKREMDNFQHYEQAIEQSVWVKKGTMQWWRDWKPYKWVDVRFALEQFSGPEGNKDGILFIYYNFNEEKKYLHAFINEVTILVPVLNDAKHTFAIYTAERTKQRWPIRLAATTELEMHDWLALLSVSCCDSRGLQGPPSHQAIWSVTCKGDIFVSEPSAGLEASPYPTPCDQMFWRQVGGHLRLVEGNSLGVVWGVGYDHTAWVYTGGYGGGIFQGLPSSTDNIYTQTDVKSVYIYENQRWNPVTGYTNRGLPTDRYMWSDASGLQECTKANTKPPSPPWSWVADWAIDYSVSGGTDKEGWQYAADFPTSYHGHKTLKDFVRRRRWARKCKLTTTGPWQEVPPIPLSDVSLIPCCGSSGLEQVPLWAISNKGDVLCRLGVTTLTPAGSSWLHVGTDQPFKSISIGGAHQVWAIGREGSTFYRGSVSVQNPAGECWYHIPSPAKQKLKQVSVGRTSVYTVDENGNLWYRQGVTPSYPQGSSWEHISNNVRKVSVGPLDQVWIIADKVQGSHSLSCGTACHRLGVQPTEPKGQSWDYGIGGGWDHITVRANAMEPPRIRMPSLTDPALPAPRGPLSLCSLGEVNGNALGF, from the exons atgcctccctccctgctgtgGGCGGTGGACGTGTACGGGCGTGTGTACAGCTTGTCTACAGGCGGGCAGCAGTGGGAGCAATGCCGGGATGCCCAGCTGGAGTTTAAGAGGGTGACAGCAGTGCAgcagtgctgctggggcatCGCCTGCGACCACCACATCTACCTGAACGTCCACGCCAGCGACCTACCCATTCGCTATCAGGAAGACACCTACGAAAACCAA CGATGGAATCCTGTGGATGGATTCTCTGACCGCCTGTTGCCAAGTGACCGCTGGCAGTGGAGTGATGTCACAGGTCTTGAGAACCAACCGCTGGACAGCTTCAAGCTCCCATCGGCCAACTGGGAATGggaaggtgattggtacattgaCGAGAACTTTGGAGGAGAGCCCACCGAGAAAGTG gGTTGGACCTATGCCATGGACTTCCCTGCCACCTACACCAACGATAAGAAGTGGAACTCATGTGTCCGTCGCAGGCGATGGATTCGCTACCGGAGGTACAAGTCCAGGGACGGCTGGGCCAAG ATACCTTCACAGTCATTCCAGCTGCCAGACCCCTTTAATGACATCAGCTGTGGGGGATGGGAGATCAGCGAGGAGCCCAGAGGAAGACTGTCTCTGTgggctgtctctctgcagggCAAG gtgtggttCCGGGAGGGGATTCAGCACCACAGCCCTGAGGGCACCAGCTGGGAGGAGGTTACTCTCCCTGGGGAGGTGGTCCAGATCAGCTGTGGGCCTATAGACCTGGTGTGGGCCGTGCTCTGGGAAGGACAGCTACTGGTCAGGGAGGGCATCACCAGAGACTGCCCCCAAG GTTCCTCCTGGGTGGTAGTAGACTCCCCCAGTCCAGAGGTAGGAGCCATCCACGTTGCAGTGGGGGTGAACGTTGTCTGGGCCATCACCAAGGACAACAAG gtgtgGTTCAGGCGAGGGGTGAACTCCCACAACCCCTGTGGCTCTGGCTGGATCGGCATGGTGGGGGAAATGGTCATGATCAACGTGGGCCTCAACGACCAG gtgtgGGCTATTGGCTGTGAGGACCGGGCAGTGTACTACCGTCAGGGTGTGACCGCCAGTGAACTGAGCGGAAAGGCCTGGAAGGCCGTGAACGTCCCCCGAGATGGAGACCGCTCCCACTCCAGCGCTAGTGCATCCAGCctgcacag tgctggctgtTTCTTCAGTGGAGAGGTGCGGGCTCAGTCGATGATGAGCGATGCTGACTCCGACTCAGAAAGGGGGGTCACCGAGGTCGGTGGCTGCATCGTCACCTGCCcaagcccagagcccctctcccctccccttgaccctcccttAGACGCCCCCAAGCCCCGCATCCCCAAAGTAACCAGCGACAGCTTCATCTCTGAGTTGGTTTCGGACCGCGAGGTCAAGAGGGAAGGGGCCTCGGCCGGCCCGGCCATCCTTGAGGAGGAGCTTGTTCCTGGGGAGAGCGAAGCCGGCTTCCCCCCTGCCCTGGTGCTCTCCCCCAGCCAGTCCAGAGGCCCTATGGACCCTCAGTGGAGCAACGTGGACCTGGAGGAGGCTCAGAGCCACCTGACTGTGGGCACCAGGGGTTGTGGGGGTGACGGGGCAGAGACCTGCAGCCTCTCCTCGGTGGCTACCTAcagcctggctctggaggagCCTTATGGGGCGGACGAGCACCCTCTCTGGGCCTGGGTCAGTGGAGGAGGCTGCTCTGTGGATGGGCATTCCCAGCCTCACTGGTTCAACTCCTCCACTA CGCTGGCTGCGTCGGTCCAGGCTATGAGTTTGTCCATCAGCCCGGCCCAGACGGCCGCCTGGAGGAAACAGATCTTCGAGCAGCTTAGCGAGAGGTCCAAGAGGGAGATGGACAACTTCCAACATTATGAACAGGCCATTGAGCAG TCTGTGTGGGTGAAGAAGGGCACCATGCAGTGGTGGCGGGACTGGAAGCCTTACAAGTGGGTGGACGTCAGGTTCGCCCTGGAGCAGTTCTCCGGGCCCGAGGGCAACAAGGACGGCATCCTTTTCATCTACTACAACTTCAACGAGGAGAAGAag tacCTCCACGCGTTTATCAACGAGGTGACGATCCTGGTGCCAGTGCTGAACGATGCCAAGCACACCTTTGCCATCTACACAGCAGAGAGGACCAAGCAGCGCTGGCCCATCAGACTGGCAGCCACCACCGAGCTGGAGATGCATGACTGG TTGGCCCTGCTAAGTGTGTCCTGCTGTGACTCCCGGGGACTCCAgggccccccctcccaccaggcCATCTGGTCAGTCACTTGTAAAGGGGACATCTTTGTGAGCGAGCCCTCTGCTGGCCTGGAGGCCTCTCCATACCCCACACCCTGCGACCAGAT GTTCTGGCGACAGGTGGGCGGTCATCTGCGATTGGTGGAGGGGAATAGCCTGGGCGTGGTCTGGGGTGTGGGCTACGACCATACAGCCTGGGTCTACACTGGCGGTTATGGAGGGGGCATCTTTCAGG GTCTGCCCAGCAGCACAGATAAcatctacacacagacagatgtgaAGAGTGTTTACATCTATGAGAATCAGAGGTGGAACCCTGTTACTGGATACACCAACAG ggggtTGCCGACAGATCGCTACATGTGGAGCGATGCGTCAGGACTGCAGGAGTGCACCAAGGCTAACAccaagcccccctccccaccctggtCATGG GTGGCAGATTGGGCCATCGACTACAGTGTCTCAGGAGGGACAGATAAAGAGGGCTGGCAATATGCTGCTGATTTCCCAAC TTCATACCATGGCCACAAGACCTTGAAGGACTTTGTTCGTCGCAGGCGGTGGGCCAG GAAGTGTAAGCTGACCACCACAGGGCCCTGGCAGGAAGTCCCTCCCATCCCGCTGAGTGACGTGAGCTTGATCCCGTGCTGTGGCAGCAGCGGCCTGGAGCAGGTGCCCCTCTGGGCCATCAGCAACAAGGGGGACGTGCTCTGTAGGCTGGGGGTCACCACACTCACGCCTGCT GGGTCGTCATGGTTACACGTTGGCACGGACCAGCCCTTCAAGTCCATCTCTATTGGTGGAGCCCACCAGGTGTGGGCCATTGGCAGAGAGGGCTCCACATTCTACCGGGGATCTGTATCCGTGCAGAACCCTGCAG gtgaATGCTGGTACCACATCCCCTCTCCAGCCAAGCAGAAGCTGAAGCAGGTGTCTGTAGGAAGGACCTCGGTCTACACCGTGGATGAGAACG GTAACCTGTGGTACAGACAAGGCGTGACCCCCAGCTATCCCCAGGGGTCGTCATGGGAACACATCTCCAACAACGTCCGCAAGGTCTCTGTGGGCCCCCTGGACCAG GTGTGGATCATAGCTGACAAGGTGCAGGGCAGCCACAGCCTGAGCTGTGGGACGGCGTGTCATCGTCTTGGGGTCCAGCCGACAGAGCCCAAGGGCCAGTCCTGGGACTATGGGATCGGG